One window of Lemur catta isolate mLemCat1 chromosome 3, mLemCat1.pri, whole genome shotgun sequence genomic DNA carries:
- the CCDC17 gene encoding LOW QUALITY PROTEIN: coiled-coil domain-containing protein 17 (The sequence of the model RefSeq protein was modified relative to this genomic sequence to represent the inferred CDS: inserted 2 bases in 1 codon) encodes MDSHSGEPGLLPCETCDMAFRSSALLATHTQRFCIGRVTQEMTFGAQPSVATEPQGAAVVPQELQGFQEQQASKSALKRLTEEVQWLRLSLQEMRPWITEAPWGCAAVWRQSEEPPQWPACEAAGSPGARLRALQATRARRVAETEAQSRALERRGEELSRCLQGVARTRGGISRLFGLERELRELRAEAGRTRGALEVLGTRVQELQPELGTRLNSWQEAELCCPVLQAKPGTLAAEIGALREAYIRGGGRAPGVLGQMWQLQVEASALELQRSRTRRGRAGAKSEELLVVEAENQRLEAEILALQMQRGAGRAPWGPGEPRPLAGPRGPSLRLKGRRDPPLLPPPPVAPPLPSLPGSTDLPFLVGLAKASQLPGTMTRNLGLDPHFLLPTSDVLGPEPYDPGAGLVIFYDFLRGLESSWTWVQLMTGLTRDGQDTGGTTTLPPALCLPPPPAPGPMGNCAILASRQPVPRLLPSPPVSLVCELQAWQGLAWARAPQPKAWASLVLFDRDQRVLSGHWRLPLQARPLDPSLSLGQMNGSPQAGQAELFLRLVNARDAVVQTLAEINPASAHEYQYPPLVSSSPSLGANSLTPTAGFADPPPPAEESLSXDRDEALGPHLSFNPPPVSF; translated from the exons ATGGACTCCCACTCCGGGGAGCCAGGACTCCTGCCCTGTGAGACCTGTGACATGGCTTTCCGGTCGTCGGCCCTGTTAGCCACCCACACTCAGCGCTTCTGCATTGGCCGCGTGACCCAGGAGATGACATTTGGAGCACAGCCTTCAGTAGCCACTGAACCACAGGGTGCCGCG GTTGTGCCACAAGAACTCCAGGGCTTCCAAGAACAGCAGGCCAGTAAATCTGCGCTAAAGAGGTTAACAGAGGAG GTGCAGTGGCTGCGGCTGTCCCTACAGGAAATGCGACCCTGGATAACAGAGGCCCCCTGGGGGTGCGCAGCGGTCTGGAGACAGTCAGAGGAGCCGCCTCAGTGGCCCGCCTgcgaggctgcagggagcccgGGCGCGCGGCTGCGGGCGCTGCAGGCGACTCGCGCAAGGCGGGTGGCGGAGACTGAAGCACAGAGCCGGGCCCTGGAGCGACGCGGCGAGG AACTGAGCCGGTGCCTCCAAGGGGTGGCCCGGACGCGGGGCGGAATATCCCGCCTATTCGGCTTGGAGCGGGAGCTTCGAGAACTTCGGGCAGAGGCGGGACGGACGCGGGGAGCTCTAGAGGTGTTAGGGACGCGCGTTCAAGAGCTACAGCCAGAGCTAGG GACCCGACTGAATTCCTGGCAAGAGGCAGAACTCTGTTGTCCGGTGCTACAGGCCAAACCAGGGACTCTGGCTGCCGAAATCGG GGCCCTGCGCGAGGCCTATATTCGAGGCGGGGGTCGGGCCCCGGGTGTTCTGGGCCAGATGTGGCAGTTGCAAGTGGAGGCATCAGCACTGGAGCTGCAACGGTCGCGGACCCGCAGGG GAAGGGCAGGAGCCAAATCAGAGGAGCTTCTAGTAGTGGAGGCCGAAAACCAACGCCTCGAGGCAGAAATCCTGGCCTTGCAGATGCAGAGGGGCGCGGGCCGGGCGCCCTGGG GGCCGGGGGAGCCACGACCCCTGGCAGGTCCCAGGGGTCCCAGCCTACGACTGAAGGGGAGGAGAGATCCCCCACTCCTCCCGCCGCCGCCGGTGGCACCCCCGCTGCCATCACTTCCAGGCTCCACAGACCTTCCGTTCTTGGTTGGCTTGGCAAAGGCT TCACAGCTTCCTGGAACAATGACTAGGAACCTGGGCCTGGACCCACACTTCCTCCTGCCCACATCTGACGTGCTGGGCCCTGAACCCTATGACCCTGG GGCTGGCCTGGTCATTTTCTATGACTTCCTGCGGGGCCTTGAGTCTTCTTGGACTTGGGTGCAGCTAATGACTGGCTTGACACGAGATGGCCAGGATACAGGAGGGACCACAACATTGCCCCCAGCCCTTTGCTtgcccccacctccagctcctgggcccaTGGGCAACTGTGCCATCCTTGCCAGCAGGCAGCCTGTGCCCAG ACTGCTACCCTCACCACCAGTATCCTTGGTCTGTGAGCTACAGGCCTGGCAGGGACTGGCATGGGCTAGGGCACCACAGCCAAAGGCTTGGGCTTCACTTGTGCTCTTTGACCGAGATCAGCGAGTGCTAAGTGGCCACTGGCGCCTTCCACTTCAGGCCCGTCCTCTGGACCCTAGCCTTAGCCTTGGACAGATGAATGGGAGTCCCCAG GCAGGTCAGGCTGAGCTTTTCCTGCGGCTGGTGAATGCAAGAGATGCAGTTGTCCAGACACTGGCAGAAATCAATCCAGCAAGTGCCCATGAGTACCAATACCCACCTCTG GTGTCCAGCTCACCTTCACTGGGTGCCAACTCCCTCACCCCCACGGCTGGTTTTGCTGATCCCCCACCTCCAGCAGAAGAGTCTCTCAG GGACAGAGATGAGGCTTTGGGCCCTCACCTCAGCTTTAACCCGCCCCCAGTGAGTTTCTGA
- the LOC123634196 gene encoding centriole, cilia and spindle-associated protein-like produces MSPGSGVKSEYMKRYQEPRWDEYGPCYRELLHYRLGRRLLEQAHAPWLWDDWGPGSSSDDSASSESSGSGSPAPQCAPASPAEQEETERGVHGFPEEQGAEAGAAEDAALPALPVKDAEEKPEQIRTKETDILPTGTEPRQQRSALFARGNREAVRSPQRSSSKIKEHKHPFALYGWGEKQTDTGSQKTHNVCASAAVHEIHESALRAKNRRQVEKKKLVAQRQRAHSVDVENRKMKSSSSENPWMTEYMRCYSARA; encoded by the coding sequence ATGTCCCCGGGGAGCGGGGTGAAGAGCGAGTACATGAAGCGCTACCAGGAGCCGCGCTGGGACGAGTACGGGCCGTGCTACCGCGAGCTGCTGCACTACCGCCTAGGCCGCCGCCTGCTGGAGCAGGCGCATGCGCCCTGGCTCTGGGACGACTGGGGCCCAGGCAGCTCCTCGGACGACTCGGCGTCGTCCGAGTCGTCTGGCAGCGGGAGCCCAGCGCCCCAGTGTGCTCCGGCCTCGCCCGCGGAGCAGGAGGAGACGGAACGGGGGGTGCACGGGTTCCCGGAGGAGCAGGGCGCAGAGGCCGGGGCCGCGGAGGACGCGGCTCTGCCTGCACTGCCAGTGAAAGATGCAGAAGAAAAACCGGAACAAATCAGAACAAAAGAGACCGATATATTACCCACCGGTACCGAACCACGACAACAACGAAGTGCCTTATTTGCCAGAGGAAATAGGGAAGCGGTCAGAAGTCCCCAAAGATCatcaagcaaaataaaagaacacaaGCATCCATTTGCTCTTTATGGCTGGGGAGAAAAACAGACCGACACAGGAAGCCAAAAAACTCACAACGTATGTGCGTCTGCCGCTGTGCATGAGATTCATGAATCAGCATTGCGAGCCAAGAACAGAAGAcaggtggaaaaaaagaaattggttgCTCAAAGGCAACGCGCTCACTCTGTGGATGTGGAGAACAGAAAGATGAAGTCTTCCTCCTCGGAGAACCCGTGGATGACAGAATACATGAGGTGCTATTCGGCCAGAGCCTAA